Within Desulfocurvus vexinensis DSM 17965, the genomic segment TGCTGCTGCACGGCGAACTCCACGATGAGAATGGCGTTCTTGGAAGCCAGGCCGACCAGGGTCACCAGGGCGATCTGCAGGTAGGTGTCGTTGGACAGCCCGCGCAGCAGGGTGGCCCCGGCGGCGCCGAACAGCGCGAAGGGCACCACCAGGATCACCGCCAGGGGCAGGGTCCAGCGCTCGTACTGCGCCGCCAGGATCAGGAAGACCATCAGCAGGCCGAGCAGCAGCACGGTGAGCGAGGTGCCGCCCGTAGCGCGCTCCTGGTAGGCCGAGCCGGTCCAGGCCAGGTGGTAGGTCTCGGGCAGCTCGGCGCGGGTGACCTCCTCCAGGGCGTCCATGGCCTGGCCGGAGCTGTAGCCCGGGGCCGGGCTGGCCATGACCTTGGCCGCCGGGAACACGTTGAAGCGCTCCACCACCTCGGGGCCGGTGGTGCGCTCCACCGTGGCCAGCACCGTCAGGGGGATCATCCGGCCCGTGTCCGAGCGTACGTACACGTCGGCGAGGTCATCGGGGTTGTCGCGGAACTCCCCGCGCGACTGGAGCTGGACCTTGAAGGTCCGGCCCATGCGGTTGAAGTCGTTGATGTAGTAGGCGCCGAAGGTGGCCTGCATGGTCTCGAACACGCGGTCGATGGGCACGCCCATGGCCCGGGCGCGGTCACGGTCGAGCACCACGTTGATCTGCGGCGCGTTGACGCTGAACATGGCCTGCACGCTGCCCAGCTCGGGGCGGGTGCGGGCCTTGGCCACCAGCTCGTTGACCCGCGCGGCCAGCTCGGTCAGGCTGTTGCCGCCGCGGTCCTGCACGTAGCCCTCCACGCCGCCGGTGTTGCTCATGCCCATGATGGGCGGCAGGTTGAAGGCCAGCACGAAGGCGTCGGTGATGGAGGCGCCCGCGCCGAAGGTCATGCCGATGACTTGGTCCACCGTGGGGCCTTTCTTGCGCTCGTCCCAGGGGGCGAGGGTCACGAAGGCCGTGCCGGTGTTGGTCTTCATGGCGCCGGAGAGCAGGTCCAGCCCGGTCAGGGTCATGATGCCGTCCACCCCGGGGGCCTTGAGCATCGTGCCGGCCAGGGCGTCCATGGCGGCCTCGGTGCGCGAGAGCGAGGCGCCCTCGGGCAGCATGGTTACGGACAGGATGTTGCCCTTGTCCTCCTCGGGCACCAGGGCGTGGGGCAGGGCGGCGAACATGCGCCAGGACACCACGCACAGCACGGCGAAGAGGGCGAAGGCCAGCAGCGAGCGCTTGAGCAGCAGGCGCACGCCCGCCGTGTAGCCCGCCGTGAGCCGCGTGAAGAAGCGCTCGAAGAGCAAAAGCGGCAGGATGGGCTGGCGGTGCTCGTTTTTCAGCAAAAGCGCGCACAGGGCCGGGGTCAGGGTCAGGGCCACGATGCCCGAGATGATCACCGACACGGCGATGGTCACCGCGAACTGGCGGTACATCTCGCCCGACAGCCCGCCCATGAAGGCCACGGGAATGAACACCGAGCACAGCACCAGCACGATGGCCACCACCGCGCCGCTGACCTCGCCCATGGCCTTGATGGTCGCTTCCTTGGGCGGCAGGAACTCGGTTTTCATCACCCGTTCCACGTTCTCGATGACCACGATGGCGTCGTCCACCACGATGCCGATGGCCAGCACCAGGCCGAACAGGGTCAGGGTGTTGATGCTGAAGCCCAGGGCGTACATGCCCGCGAAGGTGCCGATGATGGACACCGGCACGGCCAGCAGCGGGATGAGGGTCGCCCGCCAGTTGTGCAGGAAGATGAAGATGATCAGCGACACCAGCAGGAAGGCTTCGATGAGCGTCTGCTGCACCTCCTGCACCGAGATGCGCACGAAGGTCGTGGTGTTGTAGGGCACGGAGTAGCCGATGCCGTCGGGGAACTGGGCCGAGAGGCGCTCCATGGCGGCGATGACGCGGTCGGCGGTTTCCAGGGCGTTGGCGCCCGGGGCGAGGTAGACGCCCATGGCCGCCGCGGCCTTGCCGTCGCGCTTGCTGACCATGTTGTAGCTCTGGGCGCCGAGTTCGACCTCGGCCACATCGCGCAGGCGCAGGAAGCTGCCGTCCTCGTTGGCACGCAGGATGATGTCCGCGAACTGTTCGGGGTCCACCATGCGGCCCTGGGTGGTCACGGTGTAGGTCATCTCCACCGGGGCATCCAGGGGCTCGCTGCCGATGGACCCGGCGGCGAACTGGGCGTTCTGCTCGCCCACGGCGGCGGCCACATCCGAGGGCGTGAGGCCCATGGCGGCCAGCTTGTCGGGGCGCAGCCAGATGCGGATGGAGTAGTCGCGCGAGCCGAAGACCATGGCGTCGCCCACGCCGGGGATGCGCTTGAGCTCATCGATGACGTTGACCAGGGCGTAGTTGCTGACGTCCACCGCGTCGTAGCGCCCGTCGCCGGACTCCATGGCCAGGACCATGAGCATGCTCGACGACTTCTTGCTCACGGTGACGCCCTGGCGGCGGACCTCCTCGGGCAGGGACGACTCGGCGGCCTGCACGCGGTTGTTGACGTTGATGGTGTTCTGGTCGGGGTCGGTGCCGACCTCGAAGCTCACGGTGATGGTCAGGCTGCCGTCGCCCGCGCTCACCGAGCGCATGTAGAGCATGTTGTCCACGCCGTTGATCTTCTGCTCCAGGGGCGCGGCCACGGTCTGGGCGATGGTCTCGGCGCTGGCGCCCGGGTAGCGGGCCGACACCTGCACCTCGGGCGGCACGATGTCGGGGAACTCCGCGATGGGCAGGACGCGCAGGGACAGGGCGCCCGCCAGGACGATGAACAGCGAGACGACCGTCGCGAAGATCGGCCTGTTGATGAAAAAGCGCGAGAACATCAGCCGTTGCCCTGCCCGTTGTTGGCGCCGGGGGCCGCGGGGGTCTCGTCGATGACGGCGACCTTGGCCCCGGGGCGGACCTTGATCACGCCCTCGGCCACGATGGTCTGCCCGGCGCTGAGCCCGCCCTCGACCACGAAGCTGTCGCCCACGGCGCGGCCCAGGGCCACGGGCACGGGCGAGGCGGCGTTTTCGGCGTCGAGCACATAGACCAGGGGCGCGTCCTTGGTAAAGAGCACCGCGCGCTGGGGCACGAGCAGCACGTCCTTGAGCACCATGCCCTCGACCATGACCCGCGCGTAGCCCCCGGGCAGCACGAGCCCGTCGGGGTTGGGCAGGGTGGCGCGGAAGCTCACGGTGCCGGTCTGCGGGTCTTCGCGGCTGTCGGCGAAGCCGATGCGCCCGGTGTGCTCGTAGATGCTGCCGTCGGAGAGCTTCAGGCGCACGGTCATGCCGCCCTCGGGCACGGCCAGCCGGCCCTCGGCCTCCAGGCGCTTGTCGCGCAGCACCTGGCTGCCGGGCACGGAGAAGTTCACGTACAGTGGGTCCACCTGGGTGATGGTGGTCAGCAGGCTGTTGCCGCCCACGCTGACCAGGCTGCCCTCGGACATGGACTCCTTGCTGGTCACGCCCGAGATGGGCGCGCGGACCTCGGTGCGGCCCAGGGTGATGGACGTCTCGCGCACGGCGGCCTCGGCGGCCTCCACGGCGGCGCTGGCCTGGTCGAAGGCGGTCACGGCGTCGTCGCGCTCCTGGGCGCTGACCACGCCCTGGGCGAACAGGGCCTCGGTGCGCTCGCGGTCCACCTGGGCCAGCTCCATGGTCGCGCGCAGGCGCTTGAGCTCGCCCCGGGCCTGCTCGTTGCTGGCGCTGGCGGAGTCGGGCTCGATGCGGAAGAGCAGGTCGCCCTTGCGCACGTAGGCGCCCTCCACATAGGTGCGCTCCAGCAGGATGCCGCCCACCTGGGCATGGACCTCGACATCGCGCGAGCCGGTGATCTGGGCGGCGAATTCGCTGGTCAGGGGCAGGTCGGCGCTGGCCAGGGTCAGGGCGCGGACCCGGGGCGCGGGCGGGGCGGACGCTGCACCCGCCTGGGGCTTGTCGCCGCAGCCAGCCAGGGCGGCGGCCAGGGCGATGGTGAGCAGCAGGGCGGACAGGCGCCGGAGCGCCGGGGAAGCAATGCGCGGCATGGACGGTGACTCCTCTGCGGGGAAGGTTCTCTCGCACGCAAATAGTTAGCGTGCTATTTGATAGGGGTGCAGGTAATCTCTTTTGCGAGCCCTGGCAAGGGGGGAGCGGGGGCTTTTGCCCTGCTGGAACAAGGCAACTAGCTGGAGAGGTTGGAAATATTTTTTGAGGACCTGGCGGTCAGGACCCGGCGGAGCGCAGGGGGTGGCTCTGGCCGCCGTAGAGCACGCGCGTCAGCTCGCCCCCGGGGCCGAACACGGCGGTGATGACGAAGGGCGTCTGCCTGCGGCCCGCCAGCAGGCGCATGGGCGGGGCCGTGGAGTGGAAGCGCACGTCGGAGAAGTGCACGGCGCGTTCGGCGCCCGGGTCCGGCGAGGCGGGGGCGGGCTCCATGGCCGGGTGGCGGGCGAACCAGGCCCAGGTGGCGAACACCGGGGCCTCGCGGGTCAGCCGCTCCAGCAGGGCCGGGTCGGCGCGGGTGAAGGCGTCGAACTCCAGGGGGCGGCTGGCGGCGGGCAGGGCGGTGGTCGTGCCCACCAGCAGCCGGTCGCCGTCCTGCACGGTGACCTTCCAGTAGATGGGCGTCAGGGCGTCGGGGGCGACCTCGAAGGGGCGGCCCTCCAGGCCCTGGGCCGCCAGCACCCCGGGCACGGCTGCGGCCACGGCGGCGCGCACGCCGTGGCAGGCCAGGGGGTAGGCCACCAGCAGCGCGAGCCCGGCCACGGCCAGGCGCCGCCCCGGCTCGCCCCGGGCCCCCCTGCGCAGGGAGAGGCCGAACAGGGCCAGGGCCCCCAGGGTCAGGAAGGGGTCGATGATGAACACGCTGCCCCAGGCAAAGCGCGTGTCGTCAAAGGGCGCCAGGAGCTGGGTGCCGTAGGTGGTGATCACGTCCAGCCACAGGTGCAGCCCCAGCAGGGCCAGGGCCAGCAGGAAGGTCTTAAGCGGCGCGAAGGCCCTGCCGAAAAGTCGGAAGACCCCGGTGAGCAGCAGCGCCTGGACCACGATGCCCGCCAGGGAGTGGGTCACGCCGCGGTGGTGGCGCAGGTAGGCCTCGGGGCCCAGGCCCACGAAGTTGTCGATGTCGGGCAGCCAGGCGGCCAGCACGCACAGGGCGTAGGCCGCGCGGGTGCCCAGGCGGTCCGCCGCGGCGCGCCCGGCCAGCGCGCCGGAGACGATGTGTGTTACCGGATCCATGGCCGGGGTGTATCCCACCCGGCGGGGCCGTGGCAAGACGGCCCGGCGGCGGGCCCCGGGCGTCCTTGACCAGGAGGCGGCGATATGTTCATGAATGCACCTTTGCGGTGGAGGTTTTCGACCATGATGCACAAGGTGCTGGACATGGCGGGCGGCCCGTGCCGGGCCCTGGACGCCGTGATCTTCGACTTCGGCGGCGTGCTGGCCGAGGAGGGCTTCTTCGAGGGCTTCCGGGCCATCGCCGCGCGCCACGGCATGGACCCCGGCGGGCTGGCCGAGACGGCGGTGGACGTGGTGCGCCGGGGCGGCTACGTGGAGGGCCGGGTCAGCGAGGCCGAGTTCTGGGAGGAACTGCGCGCGCGCACGGGCATCGCCGAGCCCGACGCCGCCCTGCGCCGCGAGCTGCTCTCGCGCTTCGTGCCGCGCGACTTCATGTTCACCCGGGTGGACAAGCTGCGTGGCGCCGGGTACAAGGTGGCCATCCTGAGCGACCAGACCAACTGGCTTGAGGAACTGGACGCCGCCCACGGCTTCTACCGCCGCTTCGACCTGGTGCTCAACAGCTACCGCCTGGGCAAGACCAAGAAGGACCCCACGCTGTTCGACGACGTGGTGGCCGCCCTGGGGGTGGAGCCGGGCCGGGCGCTGTTCATCGACGATTTCGAGGGCCACATCCGCCGCGCCCGCGAGCGGGGGCTGCTGGCCATCCACTACACGGGCCGCCAGGATTTCGAGCGTCAGTTCAGGAAATTCTGCCCCGGCCTGGAGGGCTGAGATGAAAAGACCGTCCGTCGGCATCACCCCGGAAGGCATTCCCGCCATAGGCCTCGCGGCCTTCTTCACCCTGGTCCTGGCCATCCTGGACTGCGTGACCGGCACGGCCATCGGCCTGGCGCTCACGGCTTTTGCCGTGAATTTTTTCCGCGACCCCGAGCGCTACCCCTCGCCCGAGCCGGGCGTGGCCGTGTCGCCCGCCGACGGCAAGGTGGTCAAGGCCGGGCTTGCGCGCGACCCCTTCACCGGGCAGGAACGCAAGGTCGTGTGCATCTTCATGAACGTCTTTGACGTGCACGTGAACCGCATGCCCGTGGCGGGCACGGTGGAGCGCCTGAAATACCACCCCGGCAAGTTCCTGAACGCCAGCCTGGACAAGGCCAGCGAGGACAACGAGCGCATGTCCCTGGACATCCGCGGCGCCGAGGGCGGCCAGTGGAGCGTGGTGCAGATCGCGGGGCTCATCGCCCGGCGCATCGTCTGCCGCGTGGAGCCCGGCGACACCCTGGGCCGGGGCGAGCGCTTCGGGATGATCAAGTTCGGCTCCAGGGTTGACCTTTACCTGCCCGATGCCTATGACATAGCAGTGCACGTCGGGGAACGGGTCCTCGCCGGGCAGACCATCATCGCCCGCCGCAAGGGCGGGCGCACGCAAGAGTGACGCGGACCATGAACGAGCCCAAGGACAGACCGTTCCATAAGGGTGTCTACATCCTGCCGAACATGCTCACCACGGCGAGCCTGTTCTCCGGGTTTTTGGGCATCATGTGGGCCATCCAGGGCCAGTTCGAGGCCTGCGCGCTGGCCATCCTGGTCAGCGCCCTGTTCGACGGCATGGACGGCAAGGTCGCCCGGCTCACCGGCTCCACCAGCGAATTCGGCGTACAGTACGACTCCCTGGCCGATCTGGTGGCCTTCGGCGTGACCCCAGCCATCATGATGTACCAGTGGCAGCTGCACGCCTACGGGCGGCTGGGGCTCATGGCCGCCTTCCTGCTGGTGGTCTGCGGGGCGCTGCGGCTGGCGCGCTTCAACGTCAACTCCTCCACCTCGTCCAAGAAGCATTTCATCGGCCTGCCCATCCCGGCCCAGGGCTGCGTCATGGCCACCCTGGTGCTCTTCGAGCCCTTCGCCCCCGGGTTCGTTGCCACGCATCTGCCCGAGGCGGCCCTGGTCCTGGCCTACGGCCTGTCCTTCCTCATGGTCAGCCGCGTGCGCTACGCCGCCTTCAAGGAATACGATTTCGTCAAGGCCCACCCGTTCAGCAGCATGGTCACCGTGATCCTGCTCTTCGTGCTGGTCGCCTCGCAGCCCAAGGCCCTGGGCTTCCTGATCCTGTTCGGCTACGTGCTCTCCGGGCCTATCCACACTTACTATCTGCTCCTACGCCGCCCCCATATCCTACGGGAGCGGACTCGCACGCACTCGTAGCGCCACGGCGCACCTCCTTCCCCTCGGTCCACCACCAGGGCGGCGCGCGCCGGGCGCGGCGCCCGGAACGCCTGTTTTCCCTCCGGGTGCCACCGGCAGATTCCCGACATCGCCACCACCACCAGCGGCGCGCCGCCGGGCCCCGCCCGGGCCGCCCGCCGCAAGGCACATCAAGGAGATACCCATGTCCGACCGCGTCTATTTCTTCGACACCACGTTGCGCGACGGCGAACAGTCCCCGGGCTGCACCATGAACCTGCGCGAGAAGGTCCGCCTGGCGCGCCAGCTCGACACCCTGGGCGTGGACATCATCGAGGCCGGGTTCCCGGCGGCCAGCGAGGGCGATTTCGAGTCCGTGCGGGCCATCGCGGACGCCGTGGAGCGCGCCCAGGTGGCCGGGCTGGCCCGGGCCCTGCCCCAGGACATCGACCGCGCCTTCGACGCCGTGCGCGGCGCGCGCAACCCGCGCATCCACACCTTCATCGCCACCAGCCCGCTGCACATGAAGCACAAGCTGGGCAAGGCCCCGGACCAGGTGCTGGCCATGGCCGAGCGCGCCGTGCGCCACGCCGCGAGCCTCACGCCCAACGTGGAGTTCTCCGCCGAGGACGCCTCGCGCTCCGAGCGGCCCTTCCTGGCCGAGATCTGCCAGCTGGCCATCGAATGCGGCGCCCGGGTCATCAACATTCCCGACACCGTGGGCTACGCCCAGCCCGGCGAATTCGCCGAGCTGATCGCCTTCCTCATGGAAACGGTGCCCAATGCCTCGCAGGCCGTGTTCTCCGTGCATTGCCACAACGACCTCGGGCTGGCCGTGGCCAACACCCTGGCCGCCGTGCGCGCCGGGGCGCGCCAGGTGGAGGTCACCCTCTCGGGTATCGGCGAGCGCGCGGGCAACGCGGCCCTGGAGGAGGTGGTCATGAACATGCGCACCCGGCCCGCGTACTACCCCGTGAGCCACGGCATCATCACCGAGCAGCTCTTCCCGGCCAACCGCATGCTCTCGCGCATCATCGGCCGGCCCATCCCGGCCACCAAGGCCGTGGTCGGCGACAACGCCTTCGCCCACGAGTCGGGCATCCACCAGGACGGCGTGCTCAAGCACCGCGAGACCTACGAGATCATGACCCCCGAGAGCGTCGGGCGCTCGGGCACGGACATGGTCATGGGCAAGCATTCGGGCCGCCACGCCGTGAAATCCAAGGTCGAGGCCATGGGCTTCCGGCTGTCCGACGCCGAGGTGGACGTGGTTGCGGGCGCCGTCAAGAGGCTGGCGGACATCAAGAAAAAGATATACGACGAGGACGTCGAGGCCATCGTGCTCGAAGAGGTCTTCCGCATCCCCGACAAGTACCGCCTCAAGCACCTGCACATCCAGTCCGGCACCATCAGCGTGCCGCCCACGGCGGCGGTGATCATGGAAGTGGACGGGCAGGAGCGGAAGCTCGCGACCTTCGGCGTGGGCCCGGTGGACGCGGTGTTCAACACCATTGCCGAGATCATCGGCAAGCGGCCCACCCTGGAGCAGTACCTCGTCAACGCCATCACCGACGGCACCGACGCCCAGGGCGAAGTGACCGTGAAGATCGAGCACGGCGGCCAGCGCGCCGTGGGCCGCGGCACCGACGCCGACATCATCGTCGCCAGCGCCAAGGCCCTGCTCAACGCCTTGAACCGCCTGGAAAAGAAAAGAGAGGACAAGTAGATGCCCCAGACCCTGGCCCAGAAAATCCTGCAAAACCAATGCGCCGAGGCCGTGGGCGAGGCCGGGAGCATCGCGCGCTGCCGCGTGTCCCTGGTGCTGGCCAACGACATCACCGCGCCCCTGGCCATCAAGAGCTTCGAGGCCATGGGCGCCCGCGCGGTGTTCCACAAGGAGCGGGTCGCCCTGGTCTGCGACCATTTCACGCCCAACAAGGACATCGACTCCGCCGAGCAGGTCAAGGCCGTGCGCGAGTTCGCCCGGCGCATGGGCGTGGTCCACTACTACGAGGGCGGCGATGTGGGCGTGGAGCACGCGCTGCTGCCCGAGCTGGGGCTGGTCGGCCCCGGCGACGTGGTGGTCGGCGCCGACAGCCATACCTGCACCTACGGCGGCCTGGGCGCCTTCGCCACGGGCATGGGCTCCACGGACATCGCTGCGGCCATGGCCCTGGGCGAGACGTGGTTCAAGGTGCCGCCGACCATCCGCGTGCAGATCGACGGCACCCCCGGCGCGTATGTGGGCGGCAAGGACTACATCCTGCGGATCATCGGCGAGATCGGCGTGGCCGGGGCGCTCTACAAGGCCCTGGAATTCGGCGGCGCTGCGGTAGAGGCGCTGACCGTCGAGGGCCGCATGACCATGGCCAACATGGCCATCGAGGCCGGGGGCAAGGTCGGGCTGTTCGAGGCCGACGCCAGGACCCTGGCCTACGCCGCCGCCGCCGGGCGCACGGGCGACGCCGCCCTGGCGCCGGACCCCGGCGCGGCCTACGAGCGCACCGTGCGCCTGGACGTGACGGGCATGGAGCCCCAGGTGGCCTGCCCGCACCTGCCCGAGAACGTGCGCCCCGTGTCCGAGGTGCGCGGCGTGGCCGTCCATCAGTCGGTCATCGGCTCGTGCACCAACGGGCGCATCGAGGACCTGCGCGAGGCCGCCGCCGTGCTGCGCGGCCGCCGGGTGGCCCGGGGCGTGCGGCTCATCGTGCTGCCCGCCACTCCGCGCATCTGGCGCCAGGCCCTGGCCGAAGGCCTGCTGGAAATCTTCATGGACGCCGGGGCCGTGGTCGGCCCGCCCACCTGCGGGCCGTGCCTGGGCGGGCATATGGGCATCCTGGCCAGTGGCGAGCGGACCATCGCCACCACCAACCGCAACTTCAAGGGGCGCATGGGCAGCCTGGAGTCCGAGGTCTACCTCAGCGGGCCCGCCGTGGCCGCCGCCTCGGCCGTTGTCGGCGCCATCGCCAGCCCGGCGGACCTCTAGGACGGAGACGCGACAATGCAATACACCGGCACCGCCCACGCCGTGGGCGCCAATATCGACACCGATGCCATCATCCCGGCGCGCTTTCTGGTTACCACCGACGAGGCGCAGCTCGGGGCCAACTGCATGGAGGGCCTGGAGGCGGGCTGGGTTGCCCGGGTCCGCCCCGGGGACATCATGGTCGCCGGGCCCAACTTCGGCTGCGGCTCCTCGCGCGAGCACGCGCCCATCGCCATCAAGGGCGCGGGCATCCCCGTGGTCGTGGCCCACAGCTTCGCACGCATCTTCTACCGCAACGGCTTCAACATGGGCCTGGTGCTCATCGAGGTCGGCGACGGCTACGCCCAGCTTGGCGACGGCAGCCGCATCGAGGTGGACACCGACGCGGGGGTGGTCCGCAACCTGGACACCGGGGCCGAGGTCCGCTGCCAGCCCGTGCCGCCGTTCATGCAGCAGATCCTCGACGCCGGGGGCCTGGTGGGCTACGTGGGCCAGCGCCTGGCCGGGGAGGCCCGCTAGCCATGCGCAAGACCATCTGCATCCTGCCCGGCGACGGCATCGGCCCGGAGATCATGGCCCAGGCCCGCAAGGTCCTGGACCGCCTGGGCGCGCGCCAGGGCTGCACGTTCGCCTGCACCGAGGCGCTCATCGGCGGCGCGGCCATCGACGCCACGGGCGGCCCCCTGCCCGGGGACACGGTGGCGGCCTGCAAGGCGGCGGACGCCGTGCTGCTGGGCGCCGTGGGCGGCCCCAAATGGGACACCATCGACCCCGCCATCCGCCCCGAGCGCGGCCTTTTGGGCATCCGCAAGGCCCTGGGCCTGTTCGCCAACCTGCGCCCGGCCAAGCTTTTCCCGCAGCTGCGCCGGGCCTGCTTCCTGCGCCCCGACATCGTGGCCGACGGCCTGGACGTGATGGTCGTGCGCGAGCTGACCGGCGGGGCCTACTTCGGCGAGCCCCGGGGCGTGGAGGTGCGCGACGGCGTGCGCGTGGGCTACAATACCATGATCTACGACGAGCACGAGGTGGCGCGCATCGCGCGGGTGGCCTTCGAGGCCGCCATGCGCCGCTCGCGGCGGCTGTGCTCGGTGGACAAGGCCAACGTCCTCGACGTGTCGCGCCTGTGGCGCGAGGTGGTCATCGAGACCGCCCGCGACTACCCCGAGGTCGCGCTCTCGCACATGTATGTGGACAACGCGGCCATGCAGCTGGTGCGCGACCCCGCGCAGTTCGACGTGCTGGTCACCGAGAACCTGTTCGGCGACATCCTCTCCGACGAGGCCGGGTGCATCACCGGGTCCATCGGCATGCTG encodes:
- the leuB gene encoding 3-isopropylmalate dehydrogenase → MRKTICILPGDGIGPEIMAQARKVLDRLGARQGCTFACTEALIGGAAIDATGGPLPGDTVAACKAADAVLLGAVGGPKWDTIDPAIRPERGLLGIRKALGLFANLRPAKLFPQLRRACFLRPDIVADGLDVMVVRELTGGAYFGEPRGVEVRDGVRVGYNTMIYDEHEVARIARVAFEAAMRRSRRLCSVDKANVLDVSRLWREVVIETARDYPEVALSHMYVDNAAMQLVRDPAQFDVLVTENLFGDILSDEAGCITGSIGMLPSASLGADGPGLYEPIHGSAPDIAGQDRANPLATILSVAMMLRHSLDMPAAADAVEAAVSAVLDAGWRTGDIREEGCRMAGCEKMGDLVAEKL